From the Chitinivorax sp. PXF-14 genome, one window contains:
- the astB gene encoding N-succinylarginine dihydrolase, whose product MTAFEANFDGLVGPTHNYAGLSYGNVASTSNEKAASNPKLAAKQGLQKMKALHDLGFKQGVLAPHERPSVAHLRGLGFSGTDAEVIRQAAKQAPAILAAVSSASCMWTANAATISPSGDTADKRVHFTPANLNNKFHRSIEHPTTGRILKAMFADERHFAHHPALPAQMHFGDEGAANHTRFCAEYDAAGVEFFVFGQAAFDSRYPKPTRFPARQTLEACQAIARLHGLSDDKVVYAQQDPDIIDAGVFHNDVISVGNRNVLFHHQRSFHRQAEVLAELERKLAAVGGRFVAVEVPEAEVTVEEAVKSYLFNSQLLSKPDGKLIIVVPEECHKIERVWSFLNKLTESGGPIDEVKVFDLKQSMQNGGGPACLRLRVALSQTELAAVNPAVLMSENLFTTLNGWVDKHYRDRLAAEDLADPQLLIECRTALDELTQILKLGSVYPFQLV is encoded by the coding sequence ATGACCGCATTTGAAGCCAACTTCGACGGCCTCGTCGGCCCGACGCACAACTACGCCGGCCTGAGCTACGGTAACGTCGCCTCGACCTCGAACGAGAAGGCCGCCTCGAACCCCAAGCTGGCCGCCAAGCAGGGCCTGCAGAAGATGAAGGCCCTGCACGACCTGGGCTTCAAGCAGGGCGTGCTGGCCCCGCATGAGCGTCCCAGCGTGGCGCATCTGCGTGGCCTGGGCTTCTCCGGCACCGATGCGGAGGTGATTCGCCAGGCGGCCAAACAGGCCCCGGCGATCCTTGCCGCCGTCAGTTCGGCTTCGTGCATGTGGACAGCCAATGCCGCCACGATCAGCCCGTCGGGTGACACGGCGGACAAGCGCGTACATTTCACGCCGGCCAATCTGAACAATAAATTCCACCGTTCGATCGAGCACCCGACCACCGGCCGCATCCTCAAGGCGATGTTCGCCGACGAGCGCCATTTCGCACACCACCCGGCGTTGCCGGCGCAGATGCACTTCGGTGACGAAGGCGCGGCCAACCATACCCGTTTCTGCGCCGAGTACGATGCGGCAGGCGTGGAGTTCTTCGTGTTCGGCCAGGCCGCGTTCGACAGCCGTTACCCGAAGCCGACCAGATTCCCGGCGCGCCAGACGCTGGAAGCCTGCCAGGCGATTGCCCGGCTGCACGGGCTGTCCGACGACAAGGTGGTCTATGCCCAGCAGGATCCGGACATCATCGACGCCGGTGTGTTCCACAACGACGTGATCTCGGTCGGTAATCGTAACGTGCTGTTCCACCACCAGCGTTCCTTCCACCGGCAAGCCGAGGTGCTGGCCGAGCTGGAGCGCAAGCTGGCTGCCGTCGGCGGCAGGTTTGTCGCCGTCGAGGTGCCGGAGGCGGAGGTGACGGTGGAAGAGGCGGTGAAGTCCTACCTGTTCAATAGCCAGTTGCTGTCGAAGCCCGATGGCAAGCTGATCATCGTCGTCCCCGAAGAGTGCCACAAGATCGAGCGCGTCTGGTCCTTCCTGAACAAGCTGACCGAGAGCGGCGGCCCGATCGACGAAGTCAAGGTATTCGACCTCAAGCAGTCGATGCAGAACGGCGGTGGCCCGGCCTGCCTGCGCCTGCGCGTTGCCTTGAGCCAGACCGAGCTGGCAGCGGTCAACCCGGCTGTGCTCATGTCGGAGAACCTGTTTACCACCTTGAACGGTTGGGTGGACAAGCACTATCGCGACAGGCTGGCAGCGGAAGATCTGGCTGACCCGCAACTGCTCATCGAGTGCCGGACGGCGCTCGATGAGCTGACGCAGATTCTGAAACTGGGATCGGTCTATCCATTCCAGTTGGTCTGA